The following nucleotide sequence is from Nitrosopumilus adriaticus.
ACTTATTGCAATAAAAGAAAAAAATCCAGACATTAAGGTAGTAGGTGTTCAATCAAGATCATTTCCTTCAATGTATGATTCGTTAAAACAAGGTTCTATCACATCAAGTGGAGGAGCACGTACTATTGCTGATGGTATTTCCGTTAAAGTTCCGGGACAATTAACATTTGGAATAATCAAAGAATTAATTGATGAAATTGTTCTAGTTGATGACACTGAGATTACCAAAGCAATGTTTCTATTGATGGAACGTATGAAATTTGTTGTAGAGCCGGCAGGAGCAGTAAGCTTGGCACATCTTATTTCAAAAAAACCATCTCCAGGAAAAAAAGTTGTTGCAGTTTTGGCAGGAGGAAATGTTGACATGTACCTTTTAGGACAAATCGTAGACAAAGGTCTTGCAGCAATGGGTAGATTACTGAAATTATCCATATTACTTCCAGATAGACCCGGAGCTTTCAAAGAAATTGTAGATGAAATAACACTTGCAAATGCAAATATTGTAGAGGTTGTCCATGATAGACTTAGTTCACATATCAATGCAGGTTCTGCAGGGGTAACTCTAAGTTTAGAAACACAGGGTCAGAAACAAGCTGATTTGCTAATTGAGTCACTGAAGAGGAAAAATATCCAATTCAAATTAATGACCTAGTATTATTTGAATTTCTTTTTGGCAAATTTAGAAAGGCCCTCTTTCTTTAATTGCTCTGATTCTTTAATTACAGAATTATGCTGTGTTGATTTGTGCTGTTTTAGCTTCTTTTTTAGCTCTGGGAATTCATTTGCAAGAATTTTCATTGCATAAATTCCGGCATTTCCTGCTTTGTTTATTCCAACAGCCACCACTGGAGAACCTGATGGCATCTCAGTGATTGATAACAATGAATCTAATCCTCCAAATGCTGAAAATTTTGATGAATCATTTTTTTTCGGATGCTTGTCGTTATAGACTAGTATTGGAACTCCTATTACGGGTATTACCGTATGTGATGCAATCATGCCGGGTAAATGTGCA
It contains:
- the ilvA gene encoding threonine ammonia-lyase, producing MNPSYDEIVKANSLRGNEIRKTPLIHSSTFSELTDSDVFLKAEFRQKTGSFKIRGAYYKIQSLSDEEKKYGVVAASAGNHAQGVAFASSLEKIPCTIVMPKNASPAKVAATKGYGAKVILEGINYDESSAKAHEIASETKATMIHAFDDPQIIAAQGVIGLEILEDLPDVDEVYVPIGGGGLAAGTLIAIKEKNPDIKVVGVQSRSFPSMYDSLKQGSITSSGGARTIADGISVKVPGQLTFGIIKELIDEIVLVDDTEITKAMFLLMERMKFVVEPAGAVSLAHLISKKPSPGKKVVAVLAGGNVDMYLLGQIVDKGLAAMGRLLKLSILLPDRPGAFKEIVDEITLANANIVEVVHDRLSSHINAGSAGVTLSLETQGQKQADLLIESLKRKNIQFKLMT
- the purE gene encoding 5-(carboxyamino)imidazole ribonucleotide mutase, yielding MTYSKKPLVGIIMGSSSDSRVMQGASEILDQFKIKHEDQIVSAHRTPSRLAEYAQHAEKMGFSVIIAGAGGAAHLPGMIASHTVIPVIGVPILVYNDKHPKKNDSSKFSAFGGLDSLLSITEMPSGSPVVAVGINKAGNAGIYAMKILANEFPELKKKLKQHKSTQHNSVIKESEQLKKEGLSKFAKKKFK